From one Candidatus Thioglobus sp. NP1 genomic stretch:
- a CDS encoding proline racemase family protein, whose translation MNTNKLIHIVSCHAEGEVGNVIVGGVAPPKGDNLWEKARWIDQDQKLRQFVLNEPRGGVFKHVNLLVPPIDSNAHQGFIVMEPEHTPPMSGSNSICVSTVLLDTGLIPMTEPITEFILEAPGGLVPVKAYCENGKAKSIEVHNVASFADQLDVHIDVEGMGSLKVDTAYGGDSFVIVNAAELGFNITPDEAKDIADIGSKITAAANLQLDFNHPTNPDWNHISFCELALPLFEEDGVKVSRNSVVIDPGKLDRSPCGTGCSARMALLHAKGELKKGDRMIGRSIIDSRFDCSIVEETMVGAKKAIIPSIRGRAWITGTHQLMLDPEDPWPEGYRLTDTWPIKK comes from the coding sequence ATGAACACAAATAAATTAATCCATATTGTTTCATGCCATGCAGAGGGTGAAGTAGGTAACGTTATCGTTGGAGGTGTAGCTCCTCCAAAAGGAGATAATCTTTGGGAAAAGGCCAGGTGGATTGATCAAGATCAAAAATTAAGACAGTTTGTTTTAAATGAGCCAAGGGGAGGCGTGTTTAAACATGTGAATCTTTTAGTGCCTCCTATAGACTCAAATGCTCATCAAGGTTTTATAGTTATGGAGCCAGAGCACACTCCACCAATGTCAGGATCTAACTCAATTTGTGTTTCAACTGTTCTGCTTGATACTGGATTGATTCCAATGACTGAGCCCATAACAGAATTTATACTTGAGGCACCTGGGGGCCTAGTTCCAGTTAAGGCTTATTGTGAGAATGGAAAAGCTAAAAGTATAGAGGTTCATAATGTTGCATCTTTTGCTGATCAGCTAGATGTTCATATTGATGTTGAAGGGATGGGCTCTCTTAAAGTAGATACTGCATATGGAGGAGATAGCTTTGTTATTGTTAATGCAGCTGAACTTGGCTTTAATATTACACCTGATGAAGCCAAGGATATAGCTGATATTGGATCAAAAATAACAGCTGCTGCGAATCTACAATTAGACTTTAATCATCCTACTAATCCTGATTGGAACCATATTTCATTCTGCGAACTAGCGCTTCCTTTATTCGAGGAGGATGGAGTAAAAGTCAGTCGTAATAGCGTTGTAATAGACCCAGGCAAATTGGATCGCTCTCCCTGCGGTACTGGGTGTTCTGCTCGAATGGCACTGCTTCATGCTAAAGGAGAGTTAAAAAAAGGTGACCGAATGATTGGTCGATCAATTATTGATTCTCGCTTTGATTGCAGTATAGTGGAGGAGACTATGGTGGGTGCTAAGAAGGCAATTATTCCTTCAATTCGAGGAAGGGCTTGGATTACTGGTACTCATCAATTAATGCTTGATCCTGAGGATCCATGGCCAGAAGGTTATCGGCTAACTGATACTTGGCCAATTAAGAAATGA
- a CDS encoding dihydrodipicolinate synthase family protein: protein MRFEGIYTPIITPFASNGQIDWDVYAEVIDWQIENGVAGIIVGGSTGEFYALSKEERIQQFKFASERINNRVEFMAGVNDIRADECIDISMAAVDAGAKSLLVAAPPYSLPSEEELAYHVLAIAKTTELPIMLYNYPGRTGVEMGEDFLSIVAKNPLIAAIKESSGDYSRLPLLSNNYPSIELAVGGEEQVLEFAAWGAKSWVCATANFFPSECVQVMDILGKQSDFNKGRKLMAAFMPLMKALEQGGKFLQCVKFGCEMQGRPGGNVRLPLLPMDDSLKQEMTIIIENTRKSLNSILN, encoded by the coding sequence ATGAGATTTGAAGGAATTTACACACCAATTATCACACCTTTTGCAAGCAACGGACAAATTGATTGGGATGTATATGCTGAAGTGATTGATTGGCAAATTGAAAATGGTGTAGCTGGAATTATAGTCGGTGGATCTACTGGTGAATTTTATGCGCTTTCCAAAGAGGAGCGTATTCAACAATTTAAATTCGCATCAGAGCGAATTAATAATCGAGTCGAATTTATGGCGGGAGTTAATGATATTCGAGCTGATGAGTGCATAGATATTTCTATGGCAGCAGTTGATGCAGGAGCTAAATCGCTTTTAGTAGCTGCCCCACCTTATTCTCTTCCTTCAGAAGAAGAGCTGGCTTATCATGTTCTTGCGATAGCTAAAACAACAGAATTACCAATTATGCTTTATAACTATCCAGGAAGAACTGGAGTTGAGATGGGTGAAGATTTTTTATCAATAGTTGCAAAAAATCCACTTATAGCCGCTATTAAGGAGTCAAGTGGTGACTATTCTAGATTGCCTTTATTATCAAATAACTACCCTTCAATTGAGCTAGCAGTTGGAGGAGAAGAGCAGGTTCTTGAGTTCGCAGCATGGGGGGCAAAGTCTTGGGTGTGTGCGACAGCTAACTTCTTCCCTTCGGAATGTGTGCAGGTAATGGATATCCTCGGAAAGCAATCAGATTTTAATAAGGGGAGAAAGCTTATGGCTGCCTTTATGCCACTAATGAAAGCCCTTGAACAAGGTGGTAAATTTTTACAATGTGTTAAATTTGGCTGCGAAATGCAAGGCCGCCCTGGAGGAAATGTTAGACTTCCGCTACTTCCGATGGATGACTCTCTTAAACAAGAAATGACCATTATTATTGAAAATACTCGTAAATCGTTAAATTCAATCCTTAATTAG
- a CDS encoding transporter substrate-binding domain-containing protein, whose protein sequence is MKMFSKTLVSLTTAALLLTGATTASADKLDDVIDAGVLRCGVVLDFPPIGYRDANNEPAGFDVEYCKDLAAALEVDHEIIAITWAERLPLIVTNRGDVVFGGTSDTLSRAKTVGFTIPYAIYYAQAIVGADSGIVTVEDMYDKKVAAAIGTVPEQEWLKIAKELGIEGNYQGYQSENEVFLAVAQGKAHAGITTNTTVLPITQQFDTVIAGPRMPWGTDYTSVVGPRMDVTWLNYLNLFVTQQVRSGRYQELWGKFVGGEAPELRIPGVYY, encoded by the coding sequence ATGAAAATGTTTTCTAAAACATTAGTATCGCTAACTACTGCAGCTTTGTTGCTTACAGGCGCTACTACAGCTTCCGCAGATAAACTAGATGATGTTATTGATGCTGGAGTTCTAAGATGTGGAGTAGTTTTAGACTTTCCACCAATTGGCTATCGTGATGCAAATAATGAGCCAGCAGGTTTTGATGTTGAGTATTGTAAGGACCTTGCAGCTGCATTAGAAGTTGATCATGAAATTATTGCAATTACTTGGGCTGAACGCCTACCATTAATTGTTACTAATCGTGGTGATGTTGTATTTGGTGGTACTTCTGATACATTATCTCGTGCTAAAACAGTTGGTTTCACAATACCTTATGCTATTTATTATGCTCAAGCTATTGTTGGAGCTGATAGTGGTATCGTTACTGTTGAAGATATGTATGACAAGAAAGTTGCTGCTGCAATTGGAACTGTCCCTGAACAGGAATGGTTGAAGATAGCTAAAGAACTTGGAATTGAAGGCAATTATCAAGGCTATCAATCTGAGAATGAAGTATTCTTAGCTGTAGCTCAAGGAAAAGCTCATGCTGGTATTACTACCAACACAACAGTATTACCAATAACTCAGCAATTTGATACAGTTATCGCTGGTCCTCGTATGCCATGGGGCACTGACTATACTTCTGTAGTTGGTCCACGTATGGATGTTACTTGGCTTAACTACCTTAACCTTTTTGTAACGCAGCAAGTTCGTTCTGGCCGGTACCAAGAGCTTTGGGGTAAGTTTGTTGGTGGCGAAGCGCCTGAATTACGTATTCCTGGTGTTTACTACTAA
- a CDS encoding amino acid ABC transporter permease, whose product MDYNFHWRPVFKTLPDLLQSAVLTLEVAILSMILGILFGLALSLIRINMTGPLKWFAVSWIELARNTPALLQLFFFGFGLGAFGIHFSPFLIVLMGLTFNNAGYLAENFRGGFNAIPDTQVRASLSLGMNNFQTYTRIIIPQVLRIVYHPMTNQMVWAVLMSSLGMLVGFRELSGETQFFASKTYRIFEYFAVTAVIYYVLVKIILGASRLMANRLFKY is encoded by the coding sequence ATGGATTACAACTTCCATTGGAGACCAGTCTTCAAGACCCTTCCTGATTTATTACAATCAGCAGTATTAACTTTGGAAGTTGCAATTCTTTCAATGATTCTAGGGATATTATTTGGCCTAGCATTATCTCTAATAAGAATCAATATGACAGGGCCATTAAAATGGTTTGCTGTTTCTTGGATTGAATTAGCTCGAAATACCCCAGCGCTTCTTCAATTATTTTTCTTTGGATTTGGTCTTGGTGCATTTGGTATTCATTTCAGTCCATTCCTTATTGTATTGATGGGCTTAACATTTAATAATGCTGGTTATTTAGCTGAAAATTTTCGTGGCGGATTTAATGCCATCCCGGATACCCAAGTAAGAGCCTCGTTAAGCCTTGGAATGAATAACTTTCAAACTTATACTAGAATTATAATTCCTCAGGTTCTGCGTATTGTCTACCATCCTATGACTAACCAAATGGTCTGGGCAGTTTTAATGTCATCCCTAGGTATGTTAGTTGGATTTCGCGAGCTTTCAGGAGAAACGCAATTCTTTGCATCTAAAACTTATCGAATTTTTGAATATTTTGCAGTTACTGCAGTAATTTACTACGTCCTAGTTAAGATTATTCTTGGTGCATCAAGATTAATGGCAAATCGCCTTTTTAAATACTAA
- a CDS encoding amino acid ABC transporter permease has product MESAATYFSGFNPNDLWFLGEAALRTLWISFWAISIGSILGIFLGLALSVSRLVAFTLGTILDIFRSVPLIIQLVLFFNFAPIIGLRLNPFEAGLIVLIVYTSAYVANVARAGIEAVGIPMRRAARSLGMNYWQDLRYVVWPIGLRAVFPAWVGVALGVLKDSALVSILGYVELLKASQILMTRTQEAILILSIAGAFYFALSYPISYYATRLEQRWSQ; this is encoded by the coding sequence ATGGAATCAGCAGCAACTTATTTTTCTGGATTTAACCCTAATGATTTATGGTTCCTTGGTGAAGCAGCTTTAAGGACTCTATGGATTTCTTTTTGGGCAATTAGTATTGGGTCTATCCTTGGAATATTCTTAGGTTTAGCTCTCAGTGTTTCAAGATTAGTAGCGTTTACCCTTGGAACAATACTAGATATTTTTCGCTCTGTTCCATTAATTATTCAACTAGTATTATTTTTTAATTTTGCGCCTATTATTGGCCTTAGACTTAATCCCTTTGAAGCAGGATTAATTGTTCTTATTGTCTACACCTCAGCCTATGTTGCAAACGTAGCTAGAGCTGGAATTGAGGCAGTTGGAATCCCAATGAGGCGAGCAGCAAGAAGTTTAGGTATGAACTATTGGCAAGATTTACGCTATGTTGTTTGGCCGATTGGTCTTCGAGCTGTATTCCCTGCTTGGGTTGGAGTTGCGCTAGGAGTTTTAAAGGATAGTGCGCTAGTATCAATACTTGGATATGTTGAGCTTTTAAAGGCCTCTCAAATACTTATGACTCGAACCCAAGAGGCGATCCTCATATTATCTATTGCTGGAGCCTTCTATTTTGCTTTATCTTATCCAATTTCTTATTATGCTACTCGACTTGAACAAAGGTGGTCTCAATGA
- a CDS encoding amino acid ABC transporter ATP-binding protein, whose protein sequence is MIKITNLHKQYDELEVLKGIDLEVPKGEVLSVIGSSGSGKSTLLYCINGLEPIQKGQIIVDDIDVHASDTNLNSVRQNMGMVFQQWNSFPHLTVLENVALAPKIVSKLSKSEALDVAEKQLRHVGLGDKLSQYPSALSGGQQQRLAIARALAMEPKCMLFDEATSALDPELVGEVLDTIRLLADEGMTMICVTHEMGFAREVSDRVAFFHEGKIEEINQADKLFGSPKSKHLQKFLSKVKT, encoded by the coding sequence ATGATTAAAATTACTAACCTACACAAACAATACGATGAACTTGAAGTATTAAAAGGCATAGATCTTGAAGTGCCAAAAGGAGAAGTCTTAAGTGTGATAGGCTCCTCAGGCTCTGGTAAATCTACTTTACTTTATTGTATTAATGGCCTTGAACCCATTCAAAAAGGTCAAATCATCGTAGATGATATTGATGTCCATGCTAGTGATACAAATCTTAATTCAGTTCGCCAAAATATGGGTATGGTGTTTCAACAATGGAACAGTTTCCCTCACTTAACAGTCCTTGAAAATGTAGCTCTAGCTCCTAAAATTGTTAGCAAGCTTTCTAAATCAGAAGCGCTAGATGTTGCTGAAAAACAACTCCGACATGTTGGTCTGGGTGATAAGCTTTCACAATATCCTTCTGCATTATCAGGTGGGCAGCAGCAACGACTAGCTATTGCACGAGCACTTGCAATGGAGCCAAAATGTATGTTATTTGATGAAGCGACATCTGCTCTCGATCCAGAACTTGTAGGAGAAGTCCTTGATACTATTAGACTTCTTGCTGATGAGGGCATGACAATGATTTGTGTGACTCATGAGATGGGTTTTGCACGTGAAGTCTCTGATAGGGTAGCATTTTTTCATGAAGGCAAGATTGAAGAAATAAACCAAGCTGATAAACTCTTTGGATCTCCAAAATCTAAACATTTACAAAAATTTCTATCAAAAGTTAAAACATAG
- a CDS encoding cis-3-hydroxy-L-proline dehydratase, whose amino-acid sequence MKITAIKAWQVDLPLKEGRYKWSNNNFVDVFDSTVVAIETDEGLIGYAECCPLGSAYLPSFALGVRAGLAELAPHLIGLDPLNIGEINRIMDSALRGHPYAKAPIDIACWDLLGKATNQPVFNLLGGSAQDDVFLYRAISQQSPEEMAAKISGYSSEGYTKFQLKVGGNANDDIERIRATRAILKPSDILVADANTGWTKHEAARVVSAVSDLDVYIEQPCMTYEESVSIRRRTSLPFILDEVVDGPDMLVRAIAEDAMDVINLKISKVGGLTKAKLMRDLCVASGIPMTIEDTWGGDIVTAAIAHLARSTPEEFCFSATDFNSYGTVEIASGAPQRVNGKMTAAERPGLGIEPNFKVLGDTVLSYS is encoded by the coding sequence ATGAAAATAACTGCAATCAAAGCATGGCAAGTAGATTTGCCATTAAAAGAAGGCCGATATAAATGGTCAAATAATAACTTTGTTGATGTTTTTGATAGTACTGTGGTTGCAATAGAAACTGATGAAGGATTGATTGGTTATGCAGAATGTTGCCCTTTAGGATCTGCTTATTTACCTTCTTTTGCACTAGGAGTTCGTGCTGGACTCGCTGAACTAGCACCTCATTTAATTGGCCTTGATCCACTAAATATTGGTGAAATCAATCGCATCATGGATTCAGCATTACGTGGCCATCCTTACGCCAAAGCTCCAATAGATATTGCATGCTGGGATCTTCTTGGCAAAGCAACAAATCAACCAGTCTTTAATCTTTTAGGAGGATCAGCACAGGATGATGTATTTTTATACCGAGCAATAAGTCAGCAAAGTCCTGAAGAAATGGCCGCAAAAATATCTGGATACTCTTCTGAAGGCTATACAAAATTTCAACTTAAGGTTGGTGGAAATGCAAATGATGATATTGAGCGTATTCGAGCTACTAGAGCAATTTTAAAGCCAAGTGACATTCTTGTAGCTGATGCAAATACTGGATGGACTAAGCATGAAGCAGCTAGGGTTGTTAGTGCTGTTTCTGATCTTGATGTATACATTGAACAACCATGCATGACTTATGAAGAAAGCGTTTCTATTAGAAGACGCACTTCTCTCCCATTTATCCTCGATGAAGTAGTTGATGGTCCAGATATGTTAGTTCGTGCTATTGCTGAGGATGCTATGGATGTAATTAATCTCAAAATTTCCAAAGTTGGAGGCTTAACCAAAGCCAAATTAATGAGAGATCTTTGTGTAGCCTCTGGCATCCCAATGACAATTGAAGATACTTGGGGTGGAGATATCGTTACTGCAGCTATTGCACATTTAGCTCGCTCAACACCAGAAGAGTTTTGTTTTTCAGCAACTGACTTTAATAGCTATGGAACAGTTGAAATAGCTAGTGGCGCACCTCAACGAGTAAATGGTAAAATGACTGCTGCTGAAAGACCAGGACTTGGTATTGAGCCAAACTTCAAAGTTTTGGGTGACACAGTCCTTTCTTATTCTTAA
- a CDS encoding Ldh family oxidoreductase yields MSNKTSNLSLDEIFILAKTSLMAHGANEENADAVATTVTNAERDGSISHGLFRIPGYIKALKSKKVDGSARPEISEITPVILKCDAMNGFAPLAHNYGIKKLIEAAKKFGIAGLSIQRCHHFAALWPEVEAISDHGLVGLTSVSYMPGVAPAGGASALFGTNPIAFSWPRPGKNPIVFDMATSSMAKGELQIAARDGHSVPLGTGLSASGELTTDALEIDKGVLLPFGGHKGSVIALMVELLSGPLVGETFSYETKERDNGDGGPAQGGQFILAMSPEIISGKDTSEQTEKFLKEYNNIDGTRLPGARRHENRANKGPREVNTSLVNTIINLRDES; encoded by the coding sequence ATGTCTAATAAAACCAGCAATCTAAGTCTAGATGAAATTTTCATTTTAGCAAAAACGTCTCTAATGGCGCATGGTGCTAATGAAGAAAATGCAGATGCAGTTGCTACTACCGTAACTAATGCTGAGCGAGATGGCTCAATTTCTCACGGGCTTTTTCGCATTCCTGGGTATATAAAAGCACTTAAAAGTAAAAAGGTAGACGGCTCTGCAAGGCCTGAAATTAGTGAAATTACTCCAGTAATCTTAAAATGTGATGCCATGAATGGCTTCGCTCCATTAGCTCATAACTATGGAATAAAAAAACTTATTGAAGCTGCAAAAAAATTTGGTATTGCTGGCTTATCAATCCAACGCTGTCATCACTTTGCAGCACTTTGGCCAGAGGTTGAGGCAATAAGTGATCATGGGCTCGTTGGACTGACGTCTGTTTCTTATATGCCAGGTGTTGCTCCTGCTGGAGGTGCTTCTGCATTATTTGGTACCAATCCAATTGCATTTTCATGGCCACGTCCTGGTAAGAATCCAATTGTATTTGATATGGCAACTTCTTCTATGGCTAAAGGTGAGCTTCAAATTGCTGCCCGAGATGGGCACTCTGTACCTCTTGGAACTGGCCTTTCTGCATCAGGAGAATTAACAACTGATGCCTTGGAAATTGATAAAGGGGTTTTACTTCCATTTGGTGGTCATAAAGGCTCAGTAATAGCACTTATGGTTGAACTCTTGTCAGGACCTTTAGTTGGTGAAACATTCTCTTATGAGACCAAAGAGCGTGATAATGGTGATGGTGGTCCAGCACAAGGTGGTCAGTTTATTCTTGCTATGTCTCCTGAAATTATCTCAGGTAAAGATACTTCAGAACAAACTGAAAAATTTCTAAAAGAATACAATAATATTGATGGAACGCGTCTACCAGGCGCTAGAAGACATGAAAATCGAGCAAACAAAGGACCAAGAGAAGTCAATACATCTCTGGTGAATACTATTATTAATCTTCGAGACGAAAGCTAG
- a CDS encoding 2OG-Fe(II) oxygenase, whose product MSFLLPTVIDDKKHPIKDALYRSQCKETLDSEGVLVLKDFIQDKAIKMILSEAKKQEYLAYYCINNHNVYLEPTDKNYPLNHARNRTVVSSKGCITDDQVPSQSPLKVLYDSEEFKKFLCSVLGEEVLYKYDDNLSSINIHYATQGQELGWHFDNSSFAITLLIQKPDGGGKFEYIRDFRDVDNTIKNYQKISDLLDNKFSPDILAMEPGSLVLFRGRNAIHRVTPTKGTKMRILSVLAYNSKPGVKLSESARMTFFGKLN is encoded by the coding sequence ATGTCATTTCTATTACCAACTGTTATAGATGATAAAAAGCATCCAATTAAAGATGCCTTGTATAGGTCACAATGTAAAGAAACTCTAGATTCTGAGGGTGTCTTAGTTCTTAAAGACTTTATCCAGGATAAAGCTATTAAGATGATCCTCAGTGAAGCAAAGAAACAAGAATATCTGGCTTATTACTGTATAAATAATCATAATGTTTATTTAGAGCCTACAGACAAGAACTACCCATTGAATCATGCTCGAAATAGAACTGTAGTTTCTTCTAAGGGATGTATTACTGATGACCAAGTTCCAAGTCAATCTCCTTTAAAAGTGCTTTATGATTCAGAAGAGTTCAAAAAATTTCTTTGTTCTGTTCTTGGTGAAGAGGTGCTCTATAAATATGATGATAATTTATCCTCAATCAATATACATTATGCTACTCAAGGGCAAGAGTTGGGTTGGCATTTTGATAACTCTTCTTTTGCTATTACCTTGCTGATACAGAAGCCAGATGGAGGAGGTAAGTTTGAGTACATTCGTGATTTCAGAGATGTGGATAATACTATTAAGAATTATCAAAAAATAAGTGATCTTTTGGATAATAAATTTTCCCCAGATATTCTAGCAATGGAGCCCGGCTCTTTAGTGTTATTTCGTGGAAGAAATGCGATTCATAGGGTAACTCCAACAAAGGGTACCAAAATGAGAATTCTATCCGTTTTAGCCTATAATTCTAAGCCAGGAGTCAAATTATCTGAGTCAGCTAGAATGACTTTTTTTGGAAAATTAAACTAG
- a CDS encoding cupin domain-containing protein, with product MIHFGSISRKQFLQDYWQKKPLLIKNALPNFICPLSPDELAGLSCEEEFESRIITGSIKNNLWSLNNGPFNEDIFSKLPENDWTLLVQGVDRYISNIYNLINEFDFIPRWRFDDIMVSFASIGGGVGPHYDHYDVFLLQGLGSRKWLISSKDCSPDNYLDNIPLRIMETFHEEVVWVAEPGDIVYIPPKVAHHGISLDKECITLSIGYRSYSAQEMAEQLNLTRNKKLEEYFVDPIWTSNLQPAEIPQIVIEQAKSFLNIDYLSEEQIGCFITKLDSEDERRLNDFINYEINEKLEFGTTYSLNPLCRIAYQHLKNKLMVFINGEVFKCSNINEQTVIDFCNKRQLKVNHKNHIFAEQLMALSFIKENI from the coding sequence ATGATTCATTTTGGTAGTATCTCTCGCAAACAGTTTCTTCAAGATTATTGGCAAAAAAAACCACTCCTAATTAAGAATGCCTTGCCTAATTTTATTTGCCCCTTATCTCCAGATGAGCTAGCTGGACTCTCATGTGAAGAAGAGTTTGAATCTAGAATTATTACTGGTTCAATAAAAAATAATCTTTGGAGCCTTAATAATGGACCTTTCAACGAAGACATATTCTCTAAACTACCAGAAAATGACTGGACACTTTTAGTGCAAGGTGTTGATCGTTATATTTCAAATATTTACAATCTTATTAATGAATTTGATTTTATTCCACGATGGCGCTTTGATGACATAATGGTCTCATTTGCATCAATTGGAGGAGGTGTAGGGCCTCACTATGATCACTATGATGTTTTTTTACTGCAAGGTTTAGGTTCAAGAAAATGGTTAATAAGTAGCAAAGATTGTTCACCAGACAACTACTTGGATAATATTCCTCTAAGAATAATGGAAACTTTTCATGAGGAAGTGGTTTGGGTGGCTGAGCCAGGAGATATTGTTTACATTCCTCCTAAGGTTGCTCATCATGGCATAAGTCTTGATAAAGAATGCATCACACTATCAATTGGCTATCGTTCATACTCAGCTCAAGAAATGGCAGAGCAATTAAATTTGACAAGAAATAAAAAACTGGAAGAGTACTTTGTAGATCCAATTTGGACTTCAAATCTTCAGCCAGCTGAGATTCCTCAAATCGTAATTGAACAAGCTAAAAGTTTTTTAAATATAGATTATTTGTCAGAAGAGCAAATTGGGTGCTTTATTACCAAACTTGATTCAGAGGATGAAAGAAGGCTGAACGATTTTATTAACTATGAAATAAATGAAAAATTAGAATTTGGAACAACATACTCTCTTAACCCTTTATGTAGAATTGCCTACCAACATCTTAAGAATAAATTAATGGTTTTTATTAATGGAGAGGTTTTCAAATGCAGCAATATTAATGAACAAACCGTCATTGATTTTTGTAATAAAAGACAACTAAAAGTAAATCATAAAAATCATATTTTTGCCGAGCAATTAATGGCATTATCTTTTATTAAAGAAAATATTTAA